Sequence from the Thermotoga sp. SG1 genome:
GATAGATCCATATCAAAGCAAGAATCAACATCACTCCGTGAAAGATGACCTCTCTGATCTTCTTCATACTATGGTCACCTCTTTTTCAATGACCTTTCTGATAAAGATGACTATCGAGAAGTTTATGAGAGCGGTCATGACCGCTATGGTTGTCGCGTAACTGGGATTTATCCTCTGAAAGGCGGTGTTGTACATGTAAAGCATGAACGTGAGAGTTCTGTTCATGGGACCGCCACCTGTGATCATGTACGGTTCGGTGAATATACCAAAGGAGAGGTTCACAGCCAAAATTAAAACAGTTACAATGGCGGGGTTCAAAAGAGGAAGTGTGATCTTCCAAAACTTGATCCATGGAGTTGCACCATCCAGCTCCGCTGCTTCGTATATGGACTTTGGAATGGCCTGAAGTCCTGAATAAAGAATAAGGCCGTAGTATCCAACGAACTTCCAGGTGACCATGATGGCTATAGTCAGCATAGCAAGTTGTGGGTCGGTGAACCAGGGTATTGTGATACCGAAGGTGTTGTACAGGAACCTGTTTATCGGTCCCACCTCTGAAAAGATCCTCTGGAACATAATGGAGTAGGCAACACCTGAAGAGACATAAGCGACTAAGAAGCTGAGGGTCACAGAGGTTTTGAAATACTTCATTCTGTTCAGAGCGAGTGCAAACAGGATGGAGGCGACGAACACCATGGGGATGAAGTAGGAAAGAAAATTCATCGTGTTCAGAAAAACTTTCCAGAACATCCTGTCTTCGAAGATCCGGAAGAAGTTCTGAAGACCTACGAATCTGGGAGATCCCACGAACTTCCATTTGGAAAAAGCAAGAATCAACATCCAGACGAACGGATAGCCCCAGAATATCGCCGTGTAGAGAAGATATATCGATATCAAACTCCAGCCCAACCCTGCTTCCTTCTTTTTTAGCGACATTCTATCCCTCCTGATAAAAAAGGTGAGGGGATACTCTCCTCACCAAAGAAGTGCGTTGATCTCTTTAACTGCCTGTTTCAGGGCTTCTTCGGGGGTGGCTTTCAGATACATGAGAGGCTCGATCAGGTACGTGCTCATGGCGTTCTGAGCATCAATCGTGTTGGTGATCAGTGCCGGAGGAACAGCGTATGCAACCGCTTCTGCTATCTTTGCAAAGTATGGATCCTTCATGTACTCGGCAAACGTGGGGTTCGTTCCAAGGTCTTCTCTTGCTGGAGGCATCTTTGTGAGTTCAATCCATCTTGCATCGTTTTGGGCATTGGAGAAGACCCATTTGATGAATTCGAACGCTTCTTTCTTATGTTTGCAGTGTTTGAACATCACAAGGCCTTTGGTATCGGCAAACGTGTAGACGGGCTTGTCTTCAGGATAGTTGTCTGGAACAGGAGGTGGTGTCATCACTATGTGCGGATAAACCTCGGGATAGTGCTCTTTCGTGTAGCTCAGATGCCATGGTCCCATGATCTGGCCAAGGATTGTGCCGTTTTCAAATGGATCCTGTCCCAGATCTACAGCTGTCCAGCCATTTTTGAAGAGGGTGTAGATGAACTCAGCAACGGCCTTTCCGTACTCGTTGTCGAAAACTGCTTTTCCGTTTTCAATGTAGGGTTTTCCACCGCTTGCTGCGTAGTAGAATGTGATGAAATCAAACCATCTGTCCCATCAGTTTCTTCCGGCAACGGCTCTTATAACGTACCTTTCCTTGGGGACAACCCACTTTTTGGCTACTTCGTAAACTTCAGAGTAAGTTCTGGGAGGTCTGTCGTAACCCAGTTCCTTCAAAAGATCTCCTCTCCACCAGAAGAGCATCGGGTTGGAGTAAATGGGTATCACGTAGTAGTGTCCGTTGAGCTTCCAGCCTTCGAGTATGTTTCTCATTTTCCTTGCATCTGCAAGTTTCCAGAACTCTTCTCCGAACTCTTCATCGAAGGCAACCAGAACGTCTAGTTCTTCTGCGAGTTGAGCTGCAAAACCACTGAAGATGTTGGTACAGATATCAGGAGCGTTTCCAGCAGCGATGGCGTTCAGGATGGCCTCTTCAGAACTTCCAGCCGCTGGTATAACGGACCACTCGATCTGAACATCCGGATGCTCTGCGTTCCACTTTTCAACGAGGGCTTTCCAGAAGGCCTCCTGGTTTGGATTTGGAGCCGTCCAGAACACGATCTTTTTGACGTCAGCTAGTGCAAAGACCGAAAGAACTACCAGAATGATGAAAAGAACCCTTTTCCACATAACGATCCCTCCTCTATGAAAGGTTGTAGTCATTTCGTGCTTTTTCTCTTTACAAATTGAGTGAAGACGAGGGTTCGAAGAGGATGAGGATTCACCTTCGTCAACAACTCATGTAAGCGCTTACATGCAACGCAACCCATTTCGTATTTGAATACCCTCAAAGTGGTCAACGGTGGATCGAAATTTTCTGCGTCAACGATATCGTCGAAACCCACAACGGAAACGTCATTTGGAATTTTCAAGCCGTGTTCTTTGAGTCGTTTGATCACCCAGAAGGCAATACTGTCGTTGGATGTAAAGATGGCCTCGGGTGTTCCGTAAGAGTTCAGCATTATGTCTACAATTTTTCTCGTACCTTCTTCTGTATCATCGCACTCATAAAAACGAGGCATCAATCCAGATTTTTCCATGGCATCTTTGTAGCCGTCGTATCTCATCTTGAAACCATACGGCTGAAGCGGTCCGTGGATGTGTACGATCTTTTTGAACCCTCTGGATATGAGGTAATTCGTTGCGTAAACAGCACCGTCGTATCCGTCGCTTATCACACAATCCACTCTCTCACCGGGTATGTAGTGATCCACAAGTACAAAGGGTTTCTTCTTGGATTTCACTTCTCTTATGAACTCCCTCGTGACGTCTCCTCCCACGAATATGTATCCATCTGCGTCAACGTATTTCGAAAATTCTTCAAGAAATTTCAACTCTACTTTTATTCCCAATTTCTCACAATTTTCCTCAATGGCTTTTATTATCACCCCGTAGAACTCACCGAGAATCCCTCTGGTTTGAAGGGGTGAGAGAATTCTTTTACTGGCGAAGATATAAGCGTGGAACAGTTTTCCCTTCGAAGCGAGGATTTTCGCCGAGATTTCTGGCCTGTATCCAAGTTCTTCTATTGCTTTCCAGACTCTGTATCTGGTTCTTTCAGAAACGTATCCTGATCCGTTTATCACCCGTGAGACCGTGGCGATGGAAACTCCTGCAAGTTTTGCGACATCTTCTATTGTTGGCAATCTCTACACCCCCTGTAAGCGCTTACATAAACTTTATACAAAAAATTCCCATGTTAAATCAAGCCCCATTTTTTGCGAATATCTGTCAATATGTCCAAACAGAAGAAATTATTTCGTTTTATGTTCAAAAATCGCAGTTTTACAAAAAATAAAAGCCCCCTTGTGGGGGGCCTTTTTACTTTGCGTAAGCGACGCTTCTTTTCTCTCTTATGACCACTACCTTCAGCACACCTGGATATTCTAGTTCCTCCTCTATCTTCTTTGAAATGTCATAAGCGAGTTTTTCAGCGAGTGCATCGTCCACTTTGTCCGGTTCAACTATCACCCTTATTTCTCTTCCCGCTTGAATAGCGTATGCTTTTTCAACATACTTGAAACTCTTTGCAATTTCCTCGAGTTTCATAAGTCGTTTTATGTAATTTTCCAGGCTTTCTCTTCTTGCACCTGGTCTTGCGGCGGACAGTGCATCGGCAGCTGCCACGAGCACCGCTTCTGGTGTTCTTGGATCTTCTTCTCCGTGGTGACTGAGTATCATGTTGATGATGTCTTCTTTTTCGCCGTATCTTCTGGCAAGTTCTGCCCCTATGGTGGTGTGCGATCCTTCGAGTTCCTGATCCACCGCTTTTCCTATGTCGTGGAGCAGTCCACCCCTTCTTGCTTTGTCAGCGTTCAGGCCGAGTTCTGAAGCCATGTAACCGGCAAGAAGAGCAACCTCTATGGAATGGTACAGAACGTTCTGACCGTAACTTGTTCTGTATTTGAGTTTTCCGAGGAGCTTCACGAGTTCCGGGTGGAGTCCCATAACTCCTGCCTTGAACGTGGCTTCCCGTCCTGCCTCCTTTATGGCCTTCTCAACTTCCTGTTTTGCCTTTTCGTACATCTCCTCTATCCTTGCAGGATGTATTCTACCATCTGCTACGAGTTTTTCCAGAGTGATGCGGGCGATCTCCCTTCTGAGGGGATTGAAACAGGAAAGCACAACCACTTCTGGTGTGTCGTCTATTATCAGATCGACGCCTGTGATCTTTTCAAAGGTCCTGATGTTTCTTCCTTCCCTTCCTATGATTCTCCCTTTCATATCATCGGATGGAAGAGAAACGGTGGAAACAGTGATTTCTCCCACATAATCTGGTGCGTATCTTTGTACGGCAAACGCTATGACTTTTTTTGCTTCTTTTTCGGCTTCCTCTTCTACCTGCTCTTTCATCTCTTTGTAGAGCTTTGCAAGGTCGTGTTCGTATCTCTGTCTTGCTTCCTCCAGAATCAACTCCCTTGCCTCTTCAACGGTCATACCCGCGAGTTTGTTGAGTTCCTCGTCTATTCGTTTTTCTTTTTCCTCCACTTCTTTCATCTTCTCTTCCAGGATTGCTTTCATCTCCTCGATATGGGTTTCTCTCTTTTCCAGATTCTCTTCCTTTCTGGTGAGAAGTTCTTCTCTTTTTAGAAGCCTTTCCTCGAGTGATCTGAGTTCTTCTTCCTTTCGTGCTCTTTCCCTTTCGAACTCTTCCCTCAATCTGTGAACTTCTTCTCTACCTTCTACGATGGCCTTTTTCTTTATCTCGTTTGCTTCCTTTTCTGCTTTTTCGAGAATGGACTTTGCGTCTTTTTCTGCCTTTTTGAGTTTTTGATTTATCTGATAGCTTGCGATTAGATATCCCACCAGAAGTCCTCCGACACCCGCGAGTACATACCACAACATCATCGTTCACCTCCATCTATTTGATCGAGAATTTCCTCGATCTGAGAAATCTCGAACCCTCTTTTGTAGAGGTAGTCTTTCATTTCCTGACGACTTTCAAAACGTGTTTTCAATCTCTTCAACTCTTCAGAAAAATCAATCTCAGAGAGAGCTTTTTCTATCGCCTTTTCGGATGTTTCTTCGTCCACTCCGAGTGATCTCAGTTTCATCTTCACGATCTTCGGTCCAAAGAGTTTCAAACGGATCTCGTCCACTGCGAAAAGATAAGCAGCCTTCTCATCGTCAATGTAACCCTGCTTTTTCAATGTGGCGATCGTGTTTTCAACCTCTTCATCAGAAAAACCCTGGTTTTTCAAACGATTTCTCAGTTCGTTTTCAAACCTGACGCGATATTTTAAAAGTCTCAAAGCGTACTTAAGAGGATTCGTCTGCTTTCTCTGGTTCCTCCTCCGTTTGCCGTAGTAAGCCATATTTTTCCTTTATTCTCCTTTCGATTTCCTCCGCTATCTGTGGATTTTCCTTGAGGAACTGAACGACGTTGGATCCACCCTGTCCCAGGGAGATTTCTTCTCCTTTCAGTGTGGTGTAGTAGTACCAGCTGCCCTTTCTGGTTATGACTTCCTCATCCACTCCGAGATTGAACAGTTCGTACTCTCTGTCGATACCTTTTCCGTAGATGATGTAAGTTTGGGCCGTTTTAAACGGGGGTGCTACTTTGTTCTTCACGATCTTTACGCTTACCACGTTGCCTATGACGTCTTTTCCTTCCTTGATCGCTTCTCCTCTTCTGACCTCAAGTCTCATGGTTGCGTAGAACTTCAGGGCAAGTCCACCGGTTGTCGTTTCAGGGCTTCCAAACATGACGCCTATCTTCATCCTTATCTGGTTTGTAAATATGACAACTGCTTTCGATTTGTTCACACTCCCTGCGATCTTCCTCAGCGCCTGTGACATGAGACGTGCCTGAAGTCCCACCTGCATGTCTCCCATGGCACCTTCTATCTCGGCTCTGGGTACCAGTGCGGCGACGGAATCAACAACGATGAGGTCCACAACACCGCTTCTCACGAGTTCGTCTACTATTTCAAGAGCTTGCTCTCCGTGATCGGGTTGGGATATGAGGAGACTTTTCAGATCTACTCCAAGGCTTTTCGCATACACGGGATCGAGAGCGTGTTCTGCGTCTATGAAAGCAGCCACACCACCCATTTTCTGGGCTTCCGCTATAGCGTGAAGTGCCAGTGTGGTCTTTCCGCTGGATTCCGGTCCGAAGATCTCCACGATCCTTCCCCTTGGGTATCCTCCAACGCCGGTTGCGATGTCGATCGC
This genomic interval carries:
- a CDS encoding regulatory protein RecX, with the protein product MAYYGKRRRNQRKQTNPLKYALRLLKYRVRFENELRNRLKNQGFSDEEVENTIATLKKQGYIDDEKAAYLFAVDEIRLKLFGPKIVKMKLRSLGVDEETSEKAIEKALSEIDFSEELKRLKTRFESRQEMKDYLYKRGFEISQIEEILDQIDGGER
- a CDS encoding carbohydrate ABC transporter permease encodes the protein MSLKKKEAGLGWSLISIYLLYTAIFWGYPFVWMLILAFSKWKFVGSPRFVGLQNFFRIFEDRMFWKVFLNTMNFLSYFIPMVFVASILFALALNRMKYFKTSVTLSFLVAYVSSGVAYSIMFQRIFSEVGPINRFLYNTFGITIPWFTDPQLAMLTIAIMVTWKFVGYYGLILYSGLQAIPKSIYEAAELDGATPWIKFWKITLPLLNPAIVTVLILAVNLSFGIFTEPYMITGGGPMNRTLTFMLYMYNTAFQRINPSYATTIAVMTALINFSIVIFIRKVIEKEVTIV
- the recA gene encoding recombinase RecA codes for the protein MAEEKQKKSVLEKALKRIEETFGKGSIMILGDETQVQPVEVIPTGSIAIDIATGVGGYPRGRIVEIFGPESSGKTTLALHAIAEAQKMGGVAAFIDAEHALDPVYAKSLGVDLKSLLISQPDHGEQALEIVDELVRSGVVDLIVVDSVAALVPRAEIEGAMGDMQVGLQARLMSQALRKIAGSVNKSKAVVIFTNQIRMKIGVMFGSPETTTGGLALKFYATMRLEVRRGEAIKEGKDVIGNVVSVKIVKNKVAPPFKTAQTYIIYGKGIDREYELFNLGVDEEVITRKGSWYYYTTLKGEEISLGQGGSNVVQFLKENPQIAEEIERRIKEKYGLLRQTEEEPEKADESS
- the rny gene encoding ribonuclease Y — translated: MLWYVLAGVGGLLVGYLIASYQINQKLKKAEKDAKSILEKAEKEANEIKKKAIVEGREEVHRLREEFERERARKEEELRSLEERLLKREELLTRKEENLEKRETHIEEMKAILEEKMKEVEEKEKRIDEELNKLAGMTVEEARELILEEARQRYEHDLAKLYKEMKEQVEEEAEKEAKKVIAFAVQRYAPDYVGEITVSTVSLPSDDMKGRIIGREGRNIRTFEKITGVDLIIDDTPEVVVLSCFNPLRREIARITLEKLVADGRIHPARIEEMYEKAKQEVEKAIKEAGREATFKAGVMGLHPELVKLLGKLKYRTSYGQNVLYHSIEVALLAGYMASELGLNADKARRGGLLHDIGKAVDQELEGSHTTIGAELARRYGEKEDIINMILSHHGEEDPRTPEAVLVAAADALSAARPGARRESLENYIKRLMKLEEIAKSFKYVEKAYAIQAGREIRVIVEPDKVDDALAEKLAYDISKKIEEELEYPGVLKVVVIREKRSVAYAK
- a CDS encoding LacI family DNA-binding transcriptional regulator, encoding MPTIEDVAKLAGVSIATVSRVINGSGYVSERTRYRVWKAIEELGYRPEISAKILASKGKLFHAYIFASKRILSPLQTRGILGEFYGVIIKAIEENCEKLGIKVELKFLEEFSKYVDADGYIFVGGDVTREFIREVKSKKKPFVLVDHYIPGERVDCVISDGYDGAVYATNYLISRGFKKIVHIHGPLQPYGFKMRYDGYKDAMEKSGLMPRFYECDDTEEGTRKIVDIMLNSYGTPEAIFTSNDSIAFWVIKRLKEHGLKIPNDVSVVGFDDIVDAENFDPPLTTLRVFKYEMGCVACKRLHELLTKVNPHPLRTLVFTQFVKRKSTK